From Scomber scombrus chromosome 9, fScoSco1.1, whole genome shotgun sequence, one genomic window encodes:
- the LOC133985517 gene encoding cytokine-dependent hematopoietic cell linker: MRDLQSAGNDSGSYINQRHSLDLETHQLDIRSQQNLERVSSKRHHHEWPQTKEDIDQHDFVAMEKPQQTNCEEDWYVGPCSRADAEHALHLVNKDGAFLVRDCSVNSNSEPLVLAVYHEKKVYNVKIRFMKSHNKYALGTGQRSNDMFNSVTDIIKFHSIFPIILVSGRTMMGSKYPENCVLTCPVTKRDVDMLLQ, encoded by the exons ATGAGAG ATCTACAGAGTGCTGGAAATGATTCAGGTTCCTACATCAATCAAAGACATTCTTTGGATTTGGAGACTCATCAGCTAGATATAAG GTCACAACAAAATCTCG AAAGAGTGTCATCAAAACGTCATCACCACGAGTGGCCGCAAACCAAAGAAGATATTGACCAACATGATTTTGTTGCAATGGAGAAGCCTCAACAG ACCAACTGTGAAGAGGACTGGTATGTTGGGCCGTGTAGTCGAGCAGATGCTGAGCATGCCTTACACCTGGTGAACAAG GACGGCGCATTTTTGGTGCGAGACTGTTCCGTCAACTCCAACAGCGAACCCTTGGTGTTGGCCGTGTATCACGAGAAGAAAGTTTACAATGTAAAGATTCGGTTCATGAAGAGCCACAACAAGTACGCCCTGGGAACAGGACAGCGGTCAAATGAT ATGTTTAACTCGGTGACAGACATCATCAAGTTTCACTCCATATTCCCAATCATACTCGTCAGTGGGAGAACGATGATGGGAAGCAAATACCCAGAAAACTGTGTGCTGACATGTCCTGTAACAAAGAGGGATGTTGACATGCTGCTACAATGA